From the genome of Novosphingobium sp. P6W:
ATTTCGGCGACAAGCTCCTCGCGCGCATACGATGACGAACCAAACACCCCGGACTGATCGCGCTCAAGCCGGCCCTTGCCGCCGACATAGTGACCCAGTTCGTGCAGCGCCGTGCGATACCAGTTGATCGGCTCCCGGAACGCGACCTGCGGCGGCACCTGCACGAAATCCGGACCCGGCGCATAGAACGCCTCGCTGCCACCGATCCGGAAGTCCGCTCCCGATCCGGCAATGATCCGATCCGCTTCTGCAATCGCCAGGACCGGATCGGGCAGCACGGAACCACCCGCCAGATCCTCGTCCAGCCCCTCGCACTGATCGATATTGAAGACGATGAAGCGCTTGAGGAACGCCACGGTCCGCGCCTCGCTGCCTTCGCTCAATGCACGCGCCGCCTCGTCCTTGGGGGTGAATCGATCGGCATAGCAGATCACCGTCCCCTTCGCGCCGCGCCGCACGGTCCCGCCCGCCGCTGCCGCCTGCCGATATGTCAGCCAGCGCTGCGAGGAGAACCCGCCTCCGACACCCGCTGCCCATAAAATGAGCACATTAATTCCCGAATAGACCCGCCCCGACACCGCATTGGCCGGCATCATGCACGGGCACTTGCTCGCATCCCAAGGCTGCACCCATGGCAACCGGCCGTCTTCCAGCTCGGCGATGATGCGCGCGGTAACCTCGCCATACAGGCTCTGACGTTCGGACATGCTCCTTCACTCCTTCCTCAACCGCCATTGACCGGCGCCAGGGTGGCGGGGGGCGGCAGGAGCGAACCGAAAAGCCCCGCCGGCTGAAGGCGGGGTGCACCTGAAAGGCCGGAACGAAGAGGAGGACCTGAGCGTAGCTCAGGTTGCGCCGCGCCGAGGCGGGGCTAGGGGGTAGCGACGCCCCCCGCCACCTTGGGGCCGAAGGCCCAGCGCCGCCGCGCCGTCGCGCGGTGTCCGCATCCGGGACGCGTCAGCGCCCCGCCCGGACCGCCACGCGGGCCGACAATTTGCGTCAGGGATCGCAAGCGGCCATGCCGGCGAGACGCCGCAGGCGGCTCGACCGACGCGAAGCAGGAGGCAGAGCCCGGCCCGGCCACCGGCTGCGGGACGCCCAAACTGCACCTTTGAAAATATTTCTGTCGCAGCCCCGAGCAGCTTCGGAGACGACCGCCAAGCGCAGGATACAATGGCGTAAAACCTGCGGAATCTCGCCGTCTTGACCGCATCGAAGCCATCCCAAATGCTGTCTTCGCGAGGCAATTGCGCCATCGCCGCATCAGGAGACACCGCCGTGACCGATAACGCCCCCGACCGTATCCTTCGCCTCAACGCCGTGCTCGATCGCACCGGACTTTCGCGCGCGACGCTCTATCGCAAGATCCAGGGCGGGACATTTCCCAGGCAGCTGCGCATCGCGACGCGCTGCGCCGGTTGGCGCGAAAGCGCCGTCAACGAGTGGATGCGCAATCCGATGTTCTATTCGACAGAAGACAGTGGGATCTAGCCAACGACTAAGGCACGTCATCCGAACCAAGGGCCAGTCAACCGGGTAGACGTCGTAATATAAGACTATGCGCGGCAGCGGGACGCTGAAAGTTTAACGCTGTCGCCATTGCGGCTCATCTCGTCGCCGATCATTCCTATGACATAGTCCGCCCAAGCGCTAAGCATGCGCCGGCGAGGCGTCAGATAGAGCGCACTGTTATAGGCCCCGCGCACGTCGTCGCGCTCCACATGCGCAAGCGCCATTTCGATCCAGTCGCTCGGGTAGCATTCGGCTTCGTTCGCCCACGTCGAAGCAATCCCCCGGAAGCCGTGGACTGTCTGCCGGCCACGATAACCCATGCGGTAGCAACCATAGATCATGGTGTTTTGCGAGATCGGCTGCCCCGGCTTGTCGCCAACGAAGACATGGGCCCCAGTGCTGAACTTGCGCACCTCGTCCAGCAGCGCCACGGCCGGCGCGCTGAGCGGCACGATGTGCTCGCGCCCCATCTTCATGCGTTCGGCTGGAAGGCGCCAGATCGGGTCTGCGCCATCAAGTCCATCGAACTCGGACCACAGGGCAAGCCGTGTCTCATTTGTCCGCGCCCAGGTCAGCAATGTGAACAGCAACGCCGCACGCGTGACGGCACGGCGCCGCGGGTTTTCTTCGCCATCGTACTGATCGATTGCCTGTATAAGTTTCGGTAGTTCGGGAACGCCTACGCGGGCCATATGCCGCACACGCGGCTTGGGCTGCAGCAGGTTAGTCAGATACTGCGCAGGGTCGTTATCAGCCCATCCCTGCGGAATAGCGAAGCGGTAGATCTGACTGACGTGCTGCTTGATCCGGCGGCTCACGTCGAGCGCGCCGCGTGCTTCTACGCTGCGCAGCATTTCCAGCACCTGTGCGCTCGTCACCTTGCGCACGTCGATCGCACCGATCACCGGGAAGGCATCACGTTCGAGCCGGCGCAGCAACCGCGACGCGTGAGCATTGTCGAGCCCGAATAGGCGATTGGCGTGCCACGCACGCGCGACCTGCTCGAAGGTTTTGCCCTTCCGGGTCTCGTTACCGGCACCGGGGTCCAGCCCGTCGCTGAGAGCGATCTTGGCCTTGGCTCGTTTCAGCCTGGCATCGCTTAGACTGACAGCAGGATAGCCGCCGAACGAAAGCAGTTTTTCTTTCCCGGCAAAGCGGTATTTCATCCGCCAGAGCTTCGAGCCATTGGGGCGAACCAGCAGATGAAGGCCGCCGCCATCGGCGAGCTTGTAGTCCTTATCGCGCGGCGCGGCGTGGCGACATTCCAGATCCTTGAGACGCATGGGGGGTATCTCCTCCTGGGGTCTGGAGATTACCCCACAAAATACCCCCAAATGCAAATCGCCTTCCTGGCATCCAGCGGGTTTTGATGAGCTGCCCTGACAGCTGGATTCTCGACACAAGATACGGAAAATACTCATAAAAAATCCGCCTCGGGTTTTCCTGAGACGGTTTGGCGTTTTCGTGTTGGTTGCGGGGGCAGGATTTGAACCTGCGACCTTCAGGTTATGAGCCTGACGAGCTACCGGGCTGCTCCACCCCGCGACAATCTTGTTTGCCTCAAGCGCCGGCGGTCCCATCCGGGACCTTGGCTTTTCCTCGCATAAGCTCGGGCGGCCGTTCGGCCTTGCGGAGCCTTTGGCTCCGGAGGCGTAGTAATTTTGCGTCTGTTTGAGAGACGCAAAAAGGGGGCTTATGGCCCCCTTGATGTTTTGTCATTGTGATGGGTTTTTTGTTCAACGTGTTATGCGCCGGCTTCAATGCCTGGCGACGTCCTACTCTTCCGGGGCTTGAGCCACAGTACCATTGGCGCTGTCAGGTTTCACGGCCGAGTTCGAGATGGGATCGGGTGGGTCACTGACGCTATGGTCACCAAGCAATGGAGCCGGCGCGTAACGCGTTGGGTTTTCAATCGATGCCCGTGCATATTGGTATTTGATGTATCTGGCTGGTTGATCGTCCGCCTTCAACGTTCCTGCTTTTGGCAGGCCCCCGCTTTCGCAGGATTGTCATTGATGGTGGGATTCTCAAGCATGAACAGAGTTATTAGGACCGGTTAGCTCCATGCGTTACCGCACTTCCACACCCGGCCTATCAACGTGATGGTCTATCACGACTCGAAGATACCTAATCTTGAGGGAGGCTTCCCGCTTAGATGCTTTCAGCGGTTATCCCGTCCATGCATAGCTACCCTGCTGCGCTCCTGGCGGAACGACAGGTACACCAGAGGCATGTTCATCCCGGTCCTCTCGTACTAGGGACAACTCCTCTCAAGTATCGACGCCCACGGCAGATAGGGACCAAACTGTCTCGCGACGTTCTGAACCCAGCTCACGTACCACTTTAATTGGCGAACAGCCAAACCCTTGGGACCTGCTCCAGCCCCAGGATGTGATGAGCCGACATCGAGGTGCCAAACGATTCCGTCGATATGAGCTCTTGGGAATCATCAGCCTGTTATCCCCGGCGTACCTTTTATCCGTTGAGCGATGGCCCTTCCACGAGGGACCACCGGATCACTATGACCGACTTTCGTCTCTGCTCGATTCGTCAATCTCGCAGTCAGGCAGGCTTATGCCATTGCACTCTTGCAGCCGGTTTCCAACCGGCCTGAGCCTACCATCGCGCGCCTCCGTTACTCTTTAGGAGGCGACCGCCCCAGTCAAACTACCCGCCACAGAGGGTCCCTGAACCGGATAACGGTTCGAGGTTAGACATCAGAAAACAACAGGGTGGTATTTCACCTATGGCTCCACGACAGCTGGCGCCGTCGCTTCAAAGCCTCCCACCTATGCTACACAATTCTTTCCTAATGCCACTCTGAAGCTGCAGTAAAGGTGCACGGGGTCTTTCCGTCTAACCGCGGGTACTCCGCATCTTCACGGAGAATTCAATTTCGCTGAGCATATCCTGGAGACAGTGGGGAAGTCGTTACGCCATTCGTGCAGGTCGGAACTTACCCGACAAGGAATTTCGCTACCTTAGGACCGTTATAGTTACGGCCGCCGTTTACCGGGGCTTCAATTCGGAGCTTGCACTCCTCCTCTTAACCTTCCGGCACCGGGCAGGCGTCAGACCCTATACGTCGTCTTGAAGCCGACTTAGCA
Proteins encoded in this window:
- a CDS encoding ArdC family protein — translated: MSERQSLYGEVTARIIAELEDGRLPWVQPWDASKCPCMMPANAVSGRVYSGINVLILWAAGVGGGFSSQRWLTYRQAAAAGGTVRRGAKGTVICYADRFTPKDEAARALSEGSEARTVAFLKRFIVFNIDQCEGLDEDLAGGSVLPDPVLAIAEADRIIAGSGADFRIGGSEAFYAPGPDFVQVPPQVAFREPINWYRTALHELGHYVGGKGRLERDQSGVFGSSSYAREELVAEMTAAFACASLGIQPTVRHADYIGAWLEVLRADDKAIFRAASAASKGADWLLACGEDRP
- a CDS encoding AlpA family transcriptional regulator — protein: MTDNAPDRILRLNAVLDRTGLSRATLYRKIQGGTFPRQLRIATRCAGWRESAVNEWMRNPMFYSTEDSGI
- a CDS encoding integrase arm-type DNA-binding domain-containing protein — translated: MSIFRILCRESSCQGSSSKPAGCQEGDLHLGVFCGVISRPQEEIPPMRLKDLECRHAAPRDKDYKLADGGGLHLLVRPNGSKLWRMKYRFAGKEKLLSFGGYPAVSLSDARLKRAKAKIALSDGLDPGAGNETRKGKTFEQVARAWHANRLFGLDNAHASRLLRRLERDAFPVIGAIDVRKVTSAQVLEMLRSVEARGALDVSRRIKQHVSQIYRFAIPQGWADNDPAQYLTNLLQPKPRVRHMARVGVPELPKLIQAIDQYDGEENPRRRAVTRAALLFTLLTWARTNETRLALWSEFDGLDGADPIWRLPAERMKMGREHIVPLSAPAVALLDEVRKFSTGAHVFVGDKPGQPISQNTMIYGCYRMGYRGRQTVHGFRGIASTWANEAECYPSDWIEMALAHVERDDVRGAYNSALYLTPRRRMLSAWADYVIGMIGDEMSRNGDSVKLSASRCRA